In a genomic window of Thiosocius teredinicola:
- a CDS encoding TonB-dependent receptor, with amino-acid sequence MLNQKNQGTPLSLRRPRKDSAPTLSSLALAISSSLSAGIAHSADANPATDATLDKLTVEEKVEAEKNPHAEPGAPYKVNTLSSPKYTRPISETPKTVTVIPKEAIEDSGNTDLADVLRAQPGITIGTGEGGNAFGDRYIIRGFEARNDVFVDGLRDPGVTTRETFAVEQIEISKGPSSSFAGRGTTGGAINNVTKKPSDFDFTRAQISVGTDNKQRYTIDNNFVLNRDIAIRTNLLYADRDVPDRGWASEERKGAAVAVDWWATDKLKFVADYYYLRGEDVPDGGVPWDSVEGEPVSGSKFYGQKGRDFWDTGSDIATLSAEYHFTDAFKVTNQTRHGKTTNEYVVTIPGLRSGAVPGGTPIGVSTPGVFVAASSQNRNQENTYLGNQTNFQWDTELADMRHTFVFGFEFSKEEAENLPYSDSLRSPNAGDPNNPNNYAWLQGGGTLVPNTDRYAELEVKTRSLWLMDTVTINDDWEVFAGLRHDSFDYRVNSGPTAYTGGTDGEVTNDESFLNGHFGVTYSPWANGNVYLAYSTSSNPTGEQFDAFTNCAYGGLCEDANGEFPSPEKNTNIEIGTKWELMDHKLLFTAAVFQVTKEDVISSSGGRGAPVVLTQVGEMRVRGLELGLTGNITPKLSLFAGATFMDTEITESDDPDEIGDPFPNTAETSANVQLRYQATPEWAIGGTVTYTGEISGGTPNGAPTDNTIDANTRLDLMTEYAFSKNLKARVNVLNVTDEEYYDALYRSGAPFTYIGEGRSATLTLDYTF; translated from the coding sequence ATGCTGAACCAGAAAAACCAAGGGACCCCGCTGTCGTTGCGACGACCGCGCAAAGACAGTGCGCCGACCCTGAGCTCGCTGGCATTGGCGATATCCAGCTCACTCAGTGCCGGCATCGCGCACTCGGCCGATGCCAATCCAGCCACGGACGCAACGCTCGATAAGTTGACCGTCGAAGAAAAAGTCGAAGCCGAAAAGAATCCGCATGCTGAACCCGGTGCGCCGTACAAGGTGAATACCCTGTCGTCGCCCAAGTACACCCGGCCAATCAGCGAAACACCCAAGACGGTTACCGTGATCCCGAAAGAGGCGATCGAGGATTCGGGCAATACCGATCTGGCCGACGTGCTACGTGCCCAACCGGGCATCACCATCGGTACCGGTGAAGGCGGTAATGCCTTCGGCGACCGTTACATCATTCGCGGTTTCGAGGCGCGCAACGACGTGTTCGTCGATGGCCTGCGTGACCCGGGCGTGACCACGCGCGAAACCTTCGCCGTCGAACAGATCGAGATCTCGAAAGGCCCGAGCTCGAGCTTCGCTGGCCGCGGCACCACCGGTGGCGCGATCAACAACGTGACCAAAAAGCCCAGCGACTTCGACTTCACCCGTGCGCAGATCAGCGTCGGCACCGACAACAAGCAACGCTACACCATCGACAACAACTTCGTGCTCAATCGCGATATCGCGATCCGCACCAACCTGTTGTACGCGGACCGCGACGTGCCGGATCGCGGTTGGGCCAGCGAAGAGCGCAAGGGCGCGGCGGTGGCCGTCGACTGGTGGGCGACCGACAAGCTCAAGTTCGTTGCCGACTACTACTACCTGCGTGGAGAGGATGTGCCCGATGGCGGCGTACCTTGGGACTCGGTGGAGGGTGAGCCGGTCTCCGGCAGTAAGTTCTACGGCCAAAAGGGGCGTGACTTCTGGGATACCGGATCGGATATCGCGACCCTGTCGGCCGAGTACCACTTTACCGATGCCTTCAAGGTCACCAACCAGACACGTCACGGCAAGACGACCAACGAATACGTTGTGACCATCCCTGGGCTTAGGTCCGGCGCCGTTCCCGGCGGCACGCCGATCGGCGTCAGCACCCCCGGCGTTTTCGTCGCCGCATCGTCGCAGAACCGCAACCAGGAAAACACCTACCTCGGCAACCAGACCAACTTTCAGTGGGACACCGAGCTGGCCGACATGCGACACACCTTCGTGTTCGGTTTCGAGTTCTCCAAGGAAGAGGCCGAAAACCTGCCGTATTCCGACTCGCTGCGTTCGCCCAACGCGGGCGACCCCAACAACCCGAACAACTACGCCTGGCTTCAGGGCGGCGGCACACTGGTACCCAATACCGACAGATACGCCGAGCTGGAGGTCAAGACCCGCTCACTCTGGTTGATGGACACGGTCACGATCAACGACGACTGGGAGGTGTTCGCCGGGCTGCGCCACGACTCGTTCGACTACCGCGTGAACTCCGGTCCGACCGCCTACACCGGTGGCACGGATGGCGAAGTCACCAACGACGAATCATTCCTCAACGGCCACTTCGGTGTAACCTACTCGCCTTGGGCCAACGGCAACGTCTACTTGGCCTACAGCACCTCGTCGAACCCAACGGGCGAGCAGTTCGATGCCTTTACCAACTGCGCCTATGGTGGTTTGTGTGAAGACGCCAACGGCGAGTTCCCTTCACCCGAGAAGAACACCAACATCGAGATCGGCACCAAGTGGGAGCTGATGGATCACAAGTTGTTGTTCACCGCAGCCGTGTTCCAGGTGACCAAAGAGGATGTGATCTCATCCTCCGGCGGGCGCGGTGCGCCGGTGGTGTTGACCCAGGTCGGCGAGATGCGGGTGCGCGGCCTCGAACTGGGCCTGACCGGCAACATCACACCCAAGCTCAGCCTGTTCGCTGGGGCGACCTTCATGGACACCGAGATCACCGAGTCGGATGACCCGGACGAGATCGGCGACCCGTTCCCGAATACCGCGGAAACCAGTGCCAACGTGCAGCTGCGCTACCAGGCGACACCGGAGTGGGCCATTGGCGGCACCGTCACCTACACCGGCGAGATATCGGGTGGAACGCCCAATGGCGCGCCGACCGATAACACCATCGATGCCAATACGCGGCTTGACCTGATGACCGAATACGCGTTCAGCAAGAACCTGAAGGCACGGGTCAATGTGCTCAACGTGACCGATGAAGAGTACTACGACGCCCTGTATCGCTCAGGTGCACCATTCACCTATATCGGCGAAGGTCGCTCAGCCACATTGACGCTGGACTACACCTTCTAA
- a CDS encoding energy transducer TonB gives MTPNKGHWMSALLLAGLLHAAIAAAWFNRPHDDGAMDAGVGGIQVSVGLAGRYTPTPQPVEPAPEETVNDEAPVEPAEQETPVEPTPETEPATEVVQQTEPEPVEKAVDKPIAPKPVVPKKPTRPKQVTKRIAPAKPKSPAPAPTPPIKQQTVADNTTARRPSTQATGTGQQLETGGDPAARQGYYAQVMAQIARHKRYPRSARREGATGVATVTFVIAADGSLQTQLLKRSSGDERLDKEALAMLKRASPFPPIPKAIGDGPLKLTLPIEFSLHR, from the coding sequence GTGACACCGAACAAAGGTCACTGGATGTCTGCGTTGCTGCTCGCCGGTTTGCTGCATGCGGCGATAGCGGCGGCCTGGTTCAACCGCCCGCACGACGACGGCGCGATGGACGCCGGGGTCGGCGGTATTCAGGTCAGTGTCGGTCTCGCTGGCCGCTACACGCCAACGCCACAACCGGTCGAACCGGCACCTGAAGAGACGGTTAATGATGAAGCCCCGGTCGAACCTGCCGAGCAGGAGACGCCGGTAGAACCGACGCCGGAAACAGAACCGGCGACCGAGGTGGTTCAGCAGACCGAACCCGAGCCGGTTGAGAAGGCAGTCGATAAGCCCATCGCACCCAAGCCTGTCGTACCCAAGAAGCCGACCAGGCCCAAGCAGGTGACGAAACGCATAGCGCCGGCGAAACCCAAATCGCCTGCCCCGGCACCCACACCACCCATCAAACAACAGACCGTCGCCGATAACACGACGGCACGCCGACCCTCTACCCAAGCGACGGGCACCGGTCAGCAACTCGAAACCGGCGGCGATCCTGCCGCACGTCAGGGGTATTACGCACAAGTGATGGCGCAGATCGCGCGTCATAAACGTTATCCCCGTTCTGCCAGGCGCGAAGGCGCTACCGGCGTTGCCACGGTGACTTTCGTCATTGCGGCCGACGGCAGCCTTCAAACCCAGCTGTTGAAACGCAGCTCGGGAGACGAACGCCTGGATAAGGAAGCTCTCGCGATGCTGAAACGAGCGAGCCCATTCCCCCCGATACCAAAAGCCATAGGGGACGGCCCGCTCAAACTCACGCTACCGATCGAATTTTCGTTGCATCGGTAG
- a CDS encoding ExbD/TolR family protein has translation MLPGTAAPHKRRSDDDALIPMINIVFLLLVFFMIAGQINAYTEDELNVPGSTSDEALVVTAIDISIDATGVMRVNGEIVAAELDPLLDTLEPDENTAVVCRVHQALPASALDPVLRTVRRLGITQLRIATETIE, from the coding sequence GTGCTGCCCGGGACCGCAGCGCCGCACAAACGGCGCAGTGACGACGATGCCTTGATCCCGATGATCAACATCGTCTTTCTGTTGCTGGTGTTCTTCATGATCGCCGGCCAGATCAACGCCTACACCGAAGACGAACTGAACGTACCCGGCTCAACCAGCGATGAAGCGCTGGTCGTGACCGCAATCGACATCAGCATCGACGCGACCGGCGTGATGCGCGTCAATGGCGAGATCGTCGCCGCTGAACTCGACCCACTGCTCGACACGCTTGAGCCGGACGAGAACACCGCTGTGGTATGCCGTGTTCATCAGGCCCTGCCCGCTTCGGCGCTCGACCCGGTGCTGCGCACGGTGCGCCGGCTCGGTATCACACAGCTGCGGATTGCGACGGAGACGATCGAGTGA
- a CDS encoding ExbD/TolR family protein yields MLAHNERRPTLHVPLTPLIDVVFIMLLFFMLSSTFVRYQQIGFASASTGSVEQVPDTRSVLVAADGSFDADGQRHVPGTALTDALFADWKRSDANVVVTAHADTPVQTLIRVLDSLRAAGIANLKLSESY; encoded by the coding sequence GTGCTCGCGCATAACGAGCGACGGCCGACGCTGCACGTGCCGCTCACTCCGTTGATCGACGTGGTCTTCATCATGTTGTTGTTCTTCATGCTGTCGTCGACCTTCGTGCGCTACCAGCAGATCGGCTTCGCGTCGGCCAGCACGGGGTCGGTCGAACAGGTGCCCGATACGCGCAGTGTACTGGTCGCGGCCGACGGCTCTTTCGACGCGGATGGGCAACGCCATGTGCCGGGCACTGCACTAACCGACGCCTTGTTTGCCGACTGGAAACGTAGCGATGCCAACGTGGTGGTCACCGCGCACGCCGATACGCCCGTGCAGACCCTGATCAGGGTGCTCGACAGCCTGCGAGCAGCCGGCATAGCCAACCTCAAACTCAGCGAGTCGTACTGA
- a CDS encoding MotA/TolQ/ExbB proton channel family protein, whose product MNNEIVEQTVAFLNVGGPVVWVHLLMSILLVTLLLMKLWQFSAGGLFSPFARARADRAVGLWESGDADAAIDEIARARDAQSRILVLSARHLKDGSLRGQALIDEIGREASKILGQLRSQLRSIELIASLAPLLGLLGTVLGMIEAFQAMEAAGRQVDPGTLSGGIWKALLTTAVGLIVAVPAIVTHNWLERRIDRFNAGLNDRFGRMLTAARLAPADGHDAQPLELHRARA is encoded by the coding sequence ATGAACAACGAAATTGTTGAACAGACTGTTGCCTTCTTGAACGTCGGTGGTCCGGTGGTTTGGGTACACCTGCTGATGTCGATCCTGTTGGTCACACTGCTGCTGATGAAACTGTGGCAGTTCAGCGCCGGCGGCCTGTTCTCGCCGTTTGCCCGCGCACGCGCAGACCGTGCGGTCGGGCTTTGGGAATCCGGCGATGCCGACGCGGCAATCGATGAGATAGCTCGCGCTCGCGATGCGCAAAGCCGCATCCTCGTGCTGTCTGCACGCCACCTGAAAGATGGCAGCCTGCGTGGTCAGGCCTTGATCGACGAGATCGGTCGCGAGGCGAGCAAGATACTGGGACAGTTGCGTTCGCAACTGCGCAGTATCGAACTGATCGCCAGCCTCGCTCCCTTGCTCGGACTGCTGGGTACGGTGCTCGGCATGATCGAGGCGTTTCAGGCGATGGAGGCCGCAGGTCGCCAGGTCGATCCCGGCACCTTGTCCGGAGGTATCTGGAAAGCACTGCTGACCACGGCCGTCGGTCTGATCGTGGCAGTACCGGCCATCGTCACGCACAACTGGCTGGAGCGCCGAATCGATCGTTTCAACGCCGGTCTGAACGACCGCTTCGGTCGGATGCTGACGGCCGCGCGCCTGGCACCTGCGGATGGCCACGACGCCCAGCCGCTGGAGCTGCACCGTGCTCGCGCATAA
- a CDS encoding PilZ domain-containing protein: MRAIVILGALGAYLVWKLASDPDFIGTQAVGYQPSGDTGTDDVLGLTLIVGEIIVFVFYWFKFNEWAGEGEAPAGFRPRPVRHFTTWLRFLGWNCTYGLLMAAAYTVIVFFPDLIYEVAGSFLRASNELQAPVVGLAETQSLVDLFFDESRFAAADVSTPADLAPYAVVLVTVLWAGTRPFSDFERRFRLQLQERAAVPTQARDLIESFSSNDSSFSAEKEVARSAIEQSGRMLGTQDFINHADNQGYWLVYARVEYIYTQLQRYWSKPVFSNLSVRYAHEFEDIESRVVALRSRIRERIQDVQQHLDDEGVETPPNVTLTLRDAEGWLRKLDQKKQNALRDKYFGAQHSEIERDVNAVWRDILQLLVCSILAVGRTPTHRAEMFEAFGFNLKGQIPLQLNWETVTWIAFGTLGIVFSASMAYRLLLDKVSGELPPHVPEDVNQMVWWSVVVSCMHLVAIIAGYTVQRSFAAKRERMQIGKPRFPSRSDLTAEASWSALFGVSLNVLLFAVLFASSGNFNQLVTGWWWALVPGVTAFFAAVYTQQERHRQLMRSQRRSFDEMPRMRMLVAQAAATGATAFFVLLLLYHQSYDLSQPKMLLYGAYVGLTNTFLGLALGLILCEWVRAETNVQILDLKGETEKRRNRKKYRSHAEWSDERRKLRVRTVTISDNGAELVSKEDLAVGSRGQISIPPFPPQAAQVLRRDARDEHRFYVGYIKDAA, from the coding sequence ATGCGCGCGATCGTCATACTTGGAGCGCTTGGCGCTTATCTCGTATGGAAGCTTGCCAGTGATCCCGATTTTATCGGCACTCAGGCGGTGGGGTATCAGCCATCCGGCGATACGGGTACCGACGATGTCCTGGGATTGACGCTGATCGTCGGCGAGATCATCGTTTTCGTTTTCTACTGGTTCAAGTTCAATGAATGGGCGGGCGAGGGAGAGGCGCCGGCCGGCTTTCGTCCACGTCCTGTCCGGCACTTCACCACCTGGTTGAGATTCCTCGGTTGGAACTGTACCTACGGGCTGCTTATGGCGGCGGCGTATACCGTCATCGTCTTCTTTCCCGACCTGATCTACGAGGTCGCCGGCTCGTTCTTGCGGGCTTCGAACGAACTGCAGGCGCCGGTCGTCGGCCTCGCAGAAACCCAATCGTTGGTCGACCTGTTCTTCGACGAATCCCGGTTCGCTGCTGCCGATGTCAGCACACCGGCCGACCTGGCACCGTATGCCGTCGTGCTGGTCACGGTGCTGTGGGCCGGCACGCGACCGTTTTCGGATTTCGAACGGCGCTTTCGCCTGCAATTGCAGGAGCGTGCGGCGGTGCCTACCCAGGCACGCGATCTGATCGAAAGCTTCAGCTCGAACGACAGCAGCTTCAGCGCAGAAAAGGAAGTCGCCAGGTCGGCGATCGAGCAGTCGGGCAGGATGCTCGGTACACAGGATTTCATCAACCACGCCGACAACCAGGGCTATTGGCTCGTGTATGCTCGGGTCGAGTACATCTATACCCAGCTTCAACGCTATTGGAGCAAGCCGGTGTTTTCGAACCTGTCGGTGCGCTATGCGCACGAGTTCGAAGACATCGAATCACGCGTCGTTGCGCTGCGCAGCCGAATCCGCGAACGCATTCAGGATGTTCAGCAACATCTGGACGATGAAGGTGTGGAGACACCGCCCAACGTCACGCTGACCTTGCGCGACGCGGAGGGGTGGTTGCGCAAGCTTGATCAGAAAAAGCAGAACGCGTTGCGTGACAAATATTTCGGGGCGCAGCACAGCGAGATCGAACGCGACGTGAACGCGGTGTGGCGCGATATCCTGCAGTTGTTGGTCTGCAGCATCCTGGCCGTCGGCCGCACGCCCACCCATCGCGCCGAGATGTTCGAGGCTTTCGGTTTCAATCTCAAGGGTCAGATTCCGCTGCAGCTGAATTGGGAAACCGTTACCTGGATCGCATTCGGTACGCTGGGTATCGTCTTCAGCGCGTCGATGGCGTATCGACTGCTTCTCGACAAGGTGAGTGGCGAGTTGCCACCCCATGTACCCGAAGACGTCAACCAAATGGTGTGGTGGTCGGTTGTCGTCAGTTGCATGCATCTGGTGGCGATCATCGCCGGCTACACGGTGCAGCGCTCGTTCGCCGCGAAAAGAGAACGCATGCAGATCGGCAAGCCGCGCTTTCCATCGCGTAGCGATCTCACCGCTGAGGCCAGTTGGTCGGCGTTGTTCGGCGTGTCGTTGAACGTGTTGCTGTTCGCTGTGTTGTTTGCCTCGTCAGGAAACTTCAACCAGCTGGTCACGGGCTGGTGGTGGGCGCTGGTCCCCGGCGTGACAGCGTTTTTCGCGGCCGTGTACACGCAGCAGGAACGTCATCGGCAGTTGATGCGCAGCCAGAGGCGCAGCTTCGACGAGATGCCGCGTATGCGGATGCTGGTTGCCCAGGCAGCGGCGACGGGTGCGACCGCATTCTTTGTCCTGTTGCTTCTCTATCACCAGAGCTATGACCTGTCGCAACCGAAAATGCTGCTGTATGGCGCCTACGTGGGCCTGACCAACACCTTTCTCGGGCTGGCACTTGGCTTGATCCTGTGCGAATGGGTGAGGGCCGAGACCAACGTACAGATACTCGATCTGAAGGGGGAGACCGAGAAGCGTCGAAATCGTAAGAAGTATCGATCGCATGCGGAATGGAGCGACGAACGGCGCAAGCTCAGGGTTCGTACCGTGACGATCTCCGACAACGGCGCCGAACTGGTGTCAAAAGAAGATCTGGCTGTCGGTAGCCGGGGACAGATCTCGATACCGCCGTTTCCGCCGCAAGCCGCCCAGGTCCTTCGCCGGGACGCGCGGGATGAGCACAGGTTCTATGTCGGCTACATCAAGGATGCGGCATGA
- a CDS encoding transporter substrate-binding domain-containing protein, with protein sequence MLFGLLLVVQVLSALADDGSDDGILVMGVRADAAPFSALDRNQRYTGYSVSLCQMIAQRAISMGVFCGARYEQVDTANRFAKLGDGSIDMLCGATTVTLARQRIADFSLFTFLSGASLMYRVNVESEDDDVQNDEFVIGVLQHTTTDIEVRRIAGEFQLRSEMPLPASNRFAVSYTKQHGEALDLLRSGEIDAYLADREILLALKQKAAATERDNPGGQRLDLKVSEHYYTFEPYAIGINRDSRGLLYIANLVLTELFDWESNRSRRNIFNVLAQSFPNKRFSKALQSMFRLQRIPVGDVLGESGFPPLERRDCGGRPAHFNIR encoded by the coding sequence TTGCTGTTTGGCCTGCTGCTTGTCGTGCAGGTGCTGTCCGCCCTGGCGGATGACGGCTCCGACGACGGTATTCTCGTCATGGGCGTGCGTGCCGATGCAGCGCCGTTCTCTGCGCTGGACCGAAATCAGCGGTACACGGGTTATTCCGTGAGCCTGTGTCAGATGATCGCGCAAAGAGCGATATCGATGGGCGTATTCTGTGGTGCGCGGTATGAGCAGGTCGATACCGCCAACCGTTTCGCCAAGCTCGGCGATGGCAGCATCGATATGCTGTGTGGCGCCACCACGGTAACGCTGGCCCGACAGCGCATCGCCGACTTCAGCCTGTTTACCTTTCTGAGCGGTGCGTCTTTGATGTATCGCGTGAATGTCGAGTCCGAAGACGATGATGTGCAGAACGATGAGTTTGTCATCGGGGTCTTGCAGCATACGACGACCGACATCGAGGTGCGGCGAATTGCCGGCGAGTTCCAGTTGCGCTCGGAGATGCCGCTGCCGGCATCGAACCGGTTCGCCGTCAGCTATACCAAGCAGCACGGCGAAGCGTTGGACCTGCTGCGCAGCGGCGAAATCGATGCCTATCTTGCGGATCGCGAGATATTGTTGGCGCTCAAGCAGAAGGCCGCTGCAACCGAGCGGGATAACCCGGGTGGGCAACGGCTCGACCTCAAGGTTTCCGAGCACTACTACACGTTCGAGCCGTATGCCATCGGTATCAACCGCGACAGCAGAGGCTTGCTGTATATCGCCAACCTGGTGCTGACCGAACTGTTCGACTGGGAAAGCAACCGTTCGCGCCGCAATATATTCAACGTACTTGCGCAGAGCTTTCCCAACAAGCGCTTCAGCAAGGCGTTGCAGTCCATGTTTCGTTTGCAGCGTATCCCGGTCGGGGATGTGCTGGGTGAGTCCGGTTTCCCGCCATTGGAGCGGCGCGACTGTGGGGGCCGACCCGCGCATTTTAATATTCGATAA